Part of the Nostoc sp. ATCC 53789 genome, TCATGATTCTTAATCATGCCAGCTTCCTCTAGTGGCTGACAGAAGTCCCACAATCCAATAGGCTGATCTTAAAGTGGTGATTTTTCACTGAGTCGTTAAGAACTACCTATACAGAAAATGTCTCTTAAAATAGTCCAGAACTTTGATGGCAGTTTCACTCTTGAAGCACAAGCCCAAGAAACTTTGTTCAACTTATTGACAAGCGATGCTTTCTTAAATCAAATTCGTCAACAATTGCAGTGTGAGCAAATTAAATTTACAGAATTAATTTTCCAACCAGTTCCTTATAGCTTAACTACAACTAAAGGAATGCCAGCAGAGTTTGAAAAGTATCATGAATCTGATGAATATGCCATCATCAATGTACCACCAAATTTCATGTTTAGTGCTAAGATTTTTAAACCCAGTCGCCTTTGTGCAATTTACCAAAAATTAGGTAATGGGTAATTTTAAAGATAATTTTTCCCTAATTAGCAATTTTCCATTCTGAAGGCAAATAGTAAGTTTAATATTTGATGTATGGCTCTTGAAACGAATCTTTCTTCTTTGGCAGCCCTGGAATACATTCCTTACATTGATGATAGCGGTCAATTACCTGAGCAATTTCAAGGTAAAATCGGGGTATACGCTATTTTTGACCAAGAAAAAGTGCTGCAATTTGTAGGATACTCTCGTGATGTTTATCTCAGCCTCAAGCAGCATTTAGTCCGTCAGCCACAGCAATGCTATTGGGTCAAAGTTCAAACTATTGAACGCCCTAGTCGCACAATTTTAGAAAATACTGAAAATGCTTGGATTGCTGAAAATGGCAGTGTACCTTGGGGAAATGGGGATAACAAGGAAAAATGGACTCATCCCATTGATGTCAAATTGATAATGACACCTGAAGAACAGGCAAAATATCAAAATCCAGCTAATGATGAATTAGCACAAATGAAAATTATTAAAAACGTGGCGCGGAGAGTAGAAGCAGAAATTTCAACGCAATTATTAGAAGTGCGTGGTTTGCAAATGCAAGTTCGCTTCAATCCTAAATTGAAAGAAGAAGGTTTACTAGATTTGAAATGAAGGTTGTTTTGGGAAAACTATCTTATGAATATCGCTTATAATCTCCCATGACAATACAGCTTCTGAACGATCGCTATCAAGTTATCCGCACACTGGGCGCTGGTGGGTTTGGTGAAACCTATCTAGCAGAAGATACCTATATGCCCTCAAAGCGCCATTGTGTGGTTAAACAGTTAAGACCAATTCACAATAATCCCCAAATTTACCAGTTAGTGCAAGAGAGGTTTCAACGGGAAGCAGCTATTCTCGAAGAACTCGGTGGTGCAAATGACCAAATTCCAGCATTGTATGCCTATTTTTCCTCTGGCGGACAATTTTACTTAGTTCAGGAGTGGGTTGAAGGCGATACCCTAACTGGAAGAGTTCAAAAGCAGGGGCTATTTAGTGAAGGCGCTGTCCAGGAATTATTCATGAATTTATTACCCGTCCTGGATTATGTTCACTCTAAGCACATCGTTCACCGCGATATTAAACCGGATAACATCATTGTGCGTCATCGTGATGGTAAACCAGTGCTGATTGATTTTGGCGCTATCCGGGAGTCAATGGGAACCGTAGTAAATTCTCAAGGCAATCCTACCAGTTCGATTGTGATTGGTACACCTGGCTATATGCCGAGTGAACAAGCCGCAGGTAGGCCAGTTTATTCGAGTGATTTATACAGTTTAGGAATGACGATAATTTATTTACTCACTGGTAAACAGGCGCAACAACTAGAGACGGATTCCCAGACGGGTGAAATTGTATGGCGACAGTATGCGAGTCATGTTAGTCCAATCATAGCAGGAGCGATTGATAAAGCGATCGCATATCATCCGCGCGATCGCTACCCCACAGCTAGAGCAATGCTGGATACTTTGCAGAACATCGCAAATCCAATTCCACCAACGCAACCTATCTTGACTCAACCGACTATAGTTTCTGCACCACCACCTCAGACATTACCTGTCAAACCACAGCCGAATCCTCAAGGTAATAGTCAGAATAATATCCTTATGGGCAGTTTGATTGCAGGTGGGCTAATCGGTGCATCTGTGATTATTAGCCAGGTATTAACAAAACCTACTCAATCTACAGCAGACAAAACAGTGTTACCTTCAGAAACACCGTCAACTATCACCAGCCCAGTCATAGAAACTCCTAAATTTATACCAACTACCCCATCTGTTCCTACTCAACCCTCATCTGTTCCTACTCAAATTACACCCGCCCCAACGACATCAATACCGCCAGTAAGTACCACAACTGCCAACACTTATTTATGGCTTTCCCAAAGACTTGTAAATGATGCAGATTTGGATGGTAAAGACGGTTTTGAACTAGATATTATGCGAAATTCGATTTTTGCTAGTCACGGCCGCCGTTTTGATACTCCTGGATTACAAGATTACTTTGATAACCAACCTTGGTATAAACCTATATATTCACCAAAAGCGTTTCCATCTAAATTGCTGTCAAAATTAGAGCAACAGAATATTGAGTATATCAACAAATATCAAGAACGTTACGGCTTGAGATATTTTAAGAAATAAGTTTAGGCAAGAGGTAACTGGAAAGAAAGCTTTTTGAATTGTAATGAGTTTTTTCAAAAATCAATCAAATATGAGCCTTATATGTTGCTAGGGTCGTACTAGTGTAAGCGGTTACACTCGATACATTTATTGCAAATATTCTTGTAAATGCTATAACTTCTAAGTATATTAGCTTGAACTTATCAAAGGATTTATTGCTACTTATTAGATAATATCTAGGTTGTCTGGTGTAATATACTAGACTTATGACTAGATATTTAATAGCCTAAAATCGCTAGATATTAAAGACTAGTCCTACCGAAGCCTATATGGAGTGAGAGCTAAACTGTTTTTTTCTACGCCAAATTCCATCTCTAGATACTAGGCCGTTTCAGAACCAGGCATTTATATTTAATATATAAAATTGCTATCTCAAACATTAGCAATCGATAAGTTAAAGAAATGCCATTTTTATAATTTCTTTGTTATTTTGTATTTAACGGGACAGTTCTTCCCGATTTGGTGGGCTTAAATAACAATTAGTTAGACAATTTCCCTCCAAAGATGCATGTAAATTCTTTGCGTTGTGCTTATTTTTCTGCATAATCTCCAAGCATAATGCAAATTGGCTCGACAGATTAGATGTGTAATATTCCAATTCGGCAAATAGTTCATCTACACAAGGAAAACCTTGCCTACTACTATGCTTAATATAAAGAATCAGCGTATTTTTTTGCCTGCGTTTATTCAACCTTTAGGACAAAATAATCAAGCAGATAGCAAAAAGGAATTAGCTAAATCTAAATTAGATTTATTGCAACCATTACGTCAATGGCTGGATGAAATTGAGATTCAAAATCGAAAATTAGCGAAATTTATTGCTAAACTGATTCCTGCTCAGTGTCCATTCGAGCGTGATATCAAGCTTTTTGGCCGCAAAATAGGACACATTCCGCCAATGTGCAAACTCAATCCGCTTTATAACGAACTTGTCTACTTGCGTTTTCGCGCTTTGTGTTATTTAGTAGATCAGTGTGGAGAGGATATTCAATCCTACTGCTGAACATAACTAGAAAAACGCAACATGGAAATTCAAATTGAGCATCAGCTATAAGACTTGAACGCCTCAATGAATTGGGTGTCTATAAATGGGATATTTGGAGAAAGGAAGTCTCAAAATTCCCTTGGACTTATGATTCTCAAGAAACTTGCTACTTTTGGAAGGCGATGTGGTTGTTACTCCTGATGGTAGACAACCAGTGCAAATGGGTAAAGGCGATTTGGTGATTTTTCCGGCTGGAATGTCCTGCACCTGGGAAATTACAAGCGACGTGAAAAAACATTATTACTTTGATTAATCAAGACTTAAGATTGATCCCCGTTCTTTTCTTGATGATCCACAAAACCAACATCTCACAACATCTCATAAATTTAGATTTTTCTTATAGGTGGGGTTCGCAATGAGAATCGTAGGATAAAGTAGCATATTTGGTAAATTGCTTATATCCATATCTGTCAAAACTCGTTGCGACTCCATCCCCTAAACAATATTTATAAAAATAGATAGCCTCATTTTCTCCATATTTGGCAGAAAGTTGATGGCAGATATCTAAAAGTATGAAATTCATTGATCCCCGACAATTTTAGCGAAGTCGGGGATCTTGTTCTTGAAATTTATCATAGCGATCGCCACTACTGGGAATCTTGGGAGTTCATAATCAAGTTAGTGGGAGTTTAATCAATACTTTTCGGATAAACCCAATAATCTCTCTTTTGGTCTGGGGAAAGGTTAAAGGGCAATGGGGAAAGGGAAATTCAAACCCTTTCCCTTTCCCCTTTTCCCCAAAACCCGAAAAGTATTGAGATGCTATTCAGCAGAGAAGGGTTTCGTCTTACCGCAATTTTATTGAGGAAAATCATTAAAAATGTTACTGCATTTGAGTACTTGGCAAGAAGTCGAAGCTTATTTACAGCAGTCGAAGGGGATTATTTTCCCTATTGGTTCTACAGAACAACATGGGCCAACGGGGTTAATTGGTACTGATGCCATTTGTGCAGAAGCGATCGCAGCTGGTGTGGGTGATGCAACTGGCGCGATCGTTGGCCCTACAATCAATGTGGGCATGGCACTGCATCATACTGCTTTTCCTGGCACAATCAGTCTGCGTCCTAGCACTTTAATTCAAGTAGTTCGAGATTATGTAACTTGTTTAGCCAAAGCTGGTTTTAGCAAGTTCTACTTTATCAATGGACATGGTGGTAATATTGCCACCCTTAAAGCGGCGTTCTCCGAAACTTATGCCCATTTAGAAGATTTGCAGATTGCCAATGCTCAACAAGTGCAATGTCAAGTGGCAAACTGGTTTATGTGTGGTTCTGTATATAAGCTAGCTAAAGAGTTATATGGGGATCAAGAAGGTTCTCATGCAACGCCAAGTGAAGTAGCCCTCACCCAATACGTTTATCCAGAAGCGATTAAGCAAGCACCCCTTTCACCAGAAGTTGCAAGCGGACACAGGATTTATAGTGCGGCTGACTTTCGAGTGCGTTATCCAGATGGACGTATGGGATCAAATCCTGGTTTAGCAACACCAGAACACGGAAAGCAATTTTATGATTTGGCGGTGAAAGAACTCAGCAATGGATATTTGGAATTTGTGAACGCAGATTGAAGGGGGCAGGAGGCAAGGGGGCAGAAAGTAGAAACTCTATCTAATGTGTGAGTCCTGCATTTGTACTCTTTCCCTTTCCCCTTTCCCCTTTCCCCCTTAACCAAAAAGTATTGGGGCTACGCCTACGCACTAATTCCTACAAGCTCAAAATTTATTTTTTAATTGCCGCAATTGCCACATTTTCCAGAAATAGCTAGAAATCCAATTGGTAATCATGTGAGCGACAATCGGCACTAATAGGTTGCCCGTAAGCAAGGCGCTATATGCCAATATCATCCCAACAATTGTTGCCCAAATCACATAAGGCCATTGTTGAGAACCACTAAAATGCAAGATGCCAAAGCAAAAACTAGATACAATGACAGCCAGATGATCTAATCCTAAAGCTGACAGCATTACACCTCGAAATAACAATTCTTCACTCAACCCTGGTAGTAAACCGAGCCAAATTAAGTCTGGTAAGGCTAAGGGCTTCAGTACCACTTCTAGATAATAATCTGCACTTTTTCGATAGGGAGTCCAAACGCGATAAGCTATGCCACTTAAGGCGGTGATGACGAATCCCAATCCAACACCCAACAGCAAATCTTTCTCGTCCCACTTCCAGGAAAATAGGGAAAAGTTACCAAAGTGCAACGACAGTTTGGCGACTATCAACAAAATGATTGCAGTCGCTCCCATCGCCCCAAGTACTTGGATGCGTGTCAGATATGGAATTTCTGGCTCTTGTTTTTGTTGTTCAATCACAGGTTTTTAGGGGAAGGGGCAGGGGGAAGCGGGCAGGGGGAAGATAGAACTCTAACTCTTGTACAGACGCGATTAATCGCGTCTCTCCTAACTCCTAACTTTTAATTACTGGCTGCAAAGGTGATAGTTTGGGACGGAGAGCGGAGGGGTTAATGCCTGCTTTGTGTGCTACTAATACGCCTACTGCTTCTAAATATGAGTTTACCTGTATAACTTTGATCCCCAACGGTTGAGGAGGAACTTTGATTAGAGTTTTATTTTCTTCTACTGTAATTATTTGGCATTGTCTTTGGCTTAAACTCAGTAAGGCACTGCTACCACAAGCATTTGCAGGTGCGATCGCAGCATCCACTTCATCTGCCCAAATATCTCCTTTTTCTGATGCAATCGCTCCTTTATCTATTATAAATTGTGGGGCACGACTTAATCCTACAAGGACGCACGGCAAAAAGGTATAACCCAATTCTTCGGCGGCGGAACGGGGAGATAAATCAGCTTGTGGGGGTTCGCTCAAAAGGGCGGGAGAATGGGCGCAAGGAATTTGAAAGGTTCGCACTAGCAAATGGCTAATTACGGCTTCTGCACCCGCTAGGGGATCTACGCCTTCACCTTGACGATATTTCTGTACTGCTTCTGAGTCCATATCATCGGGGAAACGGGCAACAACTGCGATCGCTTCTGCCCCCGCTTTTTTAATTAATATCTCGGCTGCCCTTAACAAGCTATCTGGGTTGCCAATTGTTCCCCAACTAGCTCCCGATGCTGTAGTCCGCAATT contains:
- a CDS encoding YARHG domain-containing protein, with translation MTIQLLNDRYQVIRTLGAGGFGETYLAEDTYMPSKRHCVVKQLRPIHNNPQIYQLVQERFQREAAILEELGGANDQIPALYAYFSSGGQFYLVQEWVEGDTLTGRVQKQGLFSEGAVQELFMNLLPVLDYVHSKHIVHRDIKPDNIIVRHRDGKPVLIDFGAIRESMGTVVNSQGNPTSSIVIGTPGYMPSEQAAGRPVYSSDLYSLGMTIIYLLTGKQAQQLETDSQTGEIVWRQYASHVSPIIAGAIDKAIAYHPRDRYPTARAMLDTLQNIANPIPPTQPILTQPTIVSAPPPQTLPVKPQPNPQGNSQNNILMGSLIAGGLIGASVIISQVLTKPTQSTADKTVLPSETPSTITSPVIETPKFIPTTPSVPTQPSSVPTQITPAPTTSIPPVSTTTANTYLWLSQRLVNDADLDGKDGFELDIMRNSIFASHGRRFDTPGLQDYFDNQPWYKPIYSPKAFPSKLLSKLEQQNIEYINKYQERYGLRYFKK
- a CDS encoding Mo-dependent nitrogenase C-terminal domain-containing protein, whose amino-acid sequence is MLNIKNQRIFLPAFIQPLGQNNQADSKKELAKSKLDLLQPLRQWLDEIEIQNRKLAKFIAKLIPAQCPFERDIKLFGRKIGHIPPMCKLNPLYNELVYLRFRALCYLVDQCGEDIQSYC
- a CDS encoding CPBP family intramembrane glutamic endopeptidase, which gives rise to MIEQQKQEPEIPYLTRIQVLGAMGATAIILLIVAKLSLHFGNFSLFSWKWDEKDLLLGVGLGFVITALSGIAYRVWTPYRKSADYYLEVVLKPLALPDLIWLGLLPGLSEELLFRGVMLSALGLDHLAVIVSSFCFGILHFSGSQQWPYVIWATIVGMILAYSALLTGNLLVPIVAHMITNWISSYFWKMWQLRQLKNKF
- a CDS encoding creatininase family protein; this encodes MLLHLSTWQEVEAYLQQSKGIIFPIGSTEQHGPTGLIGTDAICAEAIAAGVGDATGAIVGPTINVGMALHHTAFPGTISLRPSTLIQVVRDYVTCLAKAGFSKFYFINGHGGNIATLKAAFSETYAHLEDLQIANAQQVQCQVANWFMCGSVYKLAKELYGDQEGSHATPSEVALTQYVYPEAIKQAPLSPEVASGHRIYSAADFRVRYPDGRMGSNPGLATPEHGKQFYDLAVKELSNGYLEFVNAD
- a CDS encoding GIY-YIG nuclease family protein; translation: MALETNLSSLAALEYIPYIDDSGQLPEQFQGKIGVYAIFDQEKVLQFVGYSRDVYLSLKQHLVRQPQQCYWVKVQTIERPSRTILENTENAWIAENGSVPWGNGDNKEKWTHPIDVKLIMTPEEQAKYQNPANDELAQMKIIKNVARRVEAEISTQLLEVRGLQMQVRFNPKLKEEGLLDLK
- a CDS encoding DUF3326 domain-containing protein → MRPYTAILIVPTGIGAAIGGYAGDALPVAKVIAQVCDRLITHPNVLNGASLYWNLPNTFYVEGYGLDKFASGWWGLRPVRNNKVGLLLDQAIEPELRLRHIQAADAVRATLGLTLTDYVITDAPLNVELRTTASGASWGTIGNPDSLLRAAEILIKKAGAEAIAVVARFPDDMDSEAVQKYRQGEGVDPLAGAEAVISHLLVRTFQIPCAHSPALLSEPPQADLSPRSAAEELGYTFLPCVLVGLSRAPQFIIDKGAIASEKGDIWADEVDAAIAPANACGSSALLSLSQRQCQIITVEENKTLIKVPPQPLGIKVIQVNSYLEAVGVLVAHKAGINPSALRPKLSPLQPVIKS